One Miscanthus floridulus cultivar M001 chromosome 11, ASM1932011v1, whole genome shotgun sequence DNA window includes the following coding sequences:
- the LOC136492351 gene encoding uncharacterized protein: MHTEALYANEVEQRDDENQNTLADGDKEPKKRKGTVLTHVWDLLDGDRIVVRCNKLGQPIGKEGGLLGQFLGTIARNGGYCPVGAKDWRKVKKDYRETIIQFVQTKFLYPHSCEKWIFKSIGRDWRKYQATLKKTLFNPKKKMSVLNKRCPDDIVEAEWKALVGYWKSEEGKTLSEKNKISREMRKTTHTAGTKSYARWSKDMRQADPEKKQPHRAKVYLATHRKRGKGINEPVVQLENLLDIQPELAQNSEGGVAWEGDALHQVLGEEKAGQVHGMGLFPVPKQVYGRKTHYFKDINIVSLDGSSSNVEVHMLEEIRQLKEHSRMQDKVIEELKNNQRHNENQEATMGNCARSDHNNSQNQVLNSKRKRVQCGAPNQNEGFLKHRDELNKETCEFEFSDDDNVLLSREKCQSDNNDKEVEEAEAQAIFERHLHNDFAPTEWVDTDIKPKDKEWMQKLLRWEAEDTKMIDRRRREEAAEKEHKEEEERRRVVACREKKLEHAHRAKAAIEENPDALRIWVKGIS; encoded by the exons ATGCATACTGAAGCACTATATGCTAACGAGGTTGAGCAGCGCGATGATGAGAACCAGAACACATTAG CTGATGGCGACAAAGAACCTAAAAAGCGAAAGGGGACTGTTTTAACACATGTTTGGGATCTACTTGACggagataggatagtagtaagatGTAATAAGCTTGGACAGCCCATTGGAAAAGAAGGTGGCCTTTTAGGCCAATTTTTGGGCACCATAGCAAGAAATGGTGGTTACTGTCCGGTTGGTGCCAAAGATTGGAGAAAAGTTAAGAAAGACTATAGAGAAACCATCATTCAATTTGTACAG ACAAAGTTCTTGTATCCTCATTCATGTGAGAAATGGATATTCAAATCAAttggaagagattggagaaaaTACCAGGCAACATTAAAAAAGACACTATTTAATCCAAAGAAGAAAATGTCTGTTTTGAACAAGCGTTGTCCAGATGATATTGTTGAAGCTGAATGGAAGGCCCTAGTAGGATACTGGAAGTCCGAAGAAGGAAAA ACTCTTAGTGAAAAGAACAAAATAAGTCGTGAAATGAGGAAGACAACTCATACAGCTGGTACAAAGAGTTATGCTCGTTGGTCTAAGGACATG AGGCAAGCTGATCCTGAAAAAAAACAGCCACATAGAGCAAAGGTTTATCTAGCCACTCACAGGAAAAGGGGAAAAGGGATAAATGAGCCAGTG GTTCAATTGGAAAATCTCCTAGACATACAACCAGAGTTAGCACAAAATAGTGAGGGCGGAGTTGCATGGGAAGGTGATGCATTACATCAGGTGTTGGGAGAAGAAAAAGCTGGACAAGTGCACGGCATGGGATTGTTTCCGGTTCCTAAACAAGTTTATGGTCGAAAAACACACTATTTTAAGGACATTAATATAGTTTCACTAGATGGCTCATCATCTAATGTAGAGGTTCACATGTTGGAGGAAATAAGGCAACTCAAAGAGCATTCTAGAATGCAAGACAAAGTTATCGAAGAACTAAAAAACAATCAGAGGCACAATGAGAACCAAGAAGCAACAATG GGAAATTGTGCCAGGAGTGATCACAACAATTCTCAGAATCAAGTACTGAATTCTAAAAGAAAG AGAGTCCAGTGTGGTGCACCCAACCAGAATGAGGGATTCCTCAAACATAGGGATGAATTG AATAAAGAAACATGTGAGTTTGAATTTAGTGATGATGACAATGTACTTTTATCTAGAGAAAAG TGCCAAAGTGATAATAATGACAAGGAAGTAGAAGAAGCAGAAGCACAGGCAATATTTGAACGACACCTCCATAATGATTTTGCACCAACAGAG tgggtCGACACTGATATCAAACCGAAAGACAAGGAGTGGATGCAGAAACTGTTGCGTTGGGAGGCAGAGGACACGAAGATGATCGATAGGAGACGCAGAGAGGAGGCtgcagaaaaggagcacaaggaagaggaggaaaggaggcgtgttgttgcgtgtagggagaagaagcttgagcatgcgcaccgagcgaaagcagcgatagaggagaatcctgatgcccTGAGGATCTGGGTCAAAGGGATCTCCTAA